Proteins encoded by one window of Antechinus flavipes isolate AdamAnt ecotype Samford, QLD, Australia chromosome 4, AdamAnt_v2, whole genome shotgun sequence:
- the PYGO2 gene encoding pygopus homolog 2, producing the protein MATAAPPPPDKLEGGGGPAAPPAPPSTGRKQGKAGLQMKSPEKKRRKSNTQGPAYSHLTEFAPPPTPMVDHLVASNPFEDDFGAPKVGGAAPPFLGSPVPFGGFRVQGGMAGQVPPGYGGGGGGGPQPLRRQPPPFPPNPMGPAFNMPPQGPGYPPPGNMNFSSQPFNQPLGQNFSPPGGQMMPGPVGGFGPMISPTMGQPPRGELGPPSLPQRFAQPGAPFGPSPLQRPGQGLPSLPPNTSPFPGPDPGFPGPGGEDGGKPLNPPAATAFPQEPHSGSPAAAVNGNQPSFPQNSGGRGGGTPDANSLAPPSKTGGASGHQPPPGLVYPCGACRSEVNDDQDAILCEASCQKWFHRECTGMTENAYGLLTTEASAVWACDFCLKTKEIQSVYIREGMGQLVAANDG; encoded by the exons GTCTGCAAATGAAGAGCCCAGAAAAGAAACGGCGCAAGTCAAATACTCAG GGTCCTGCATACTCACACCTGACGGAGTTTGCACCACCCCCAACTCCCATGGTGGATCACCTGGTGGCATCCAACCCATTTGAGGATGACTTTGGGGCCCCCAAAGTTGGGGGGGCAGCTCCTCCTTTCCTTGGCAGCCCTGTGCCCTTTGGTGGATTTCGTGTGCAAGGGGGCATGGCAGGCCAGGTGCCCCCAGGCTATGgtggtggaggtggaggtgggcCTCAACCACTCCGAAGAcagcctcctccttttcctcccaatCCAATGGGCCCTGCCTTCAATATGCCCCCTCAGGGCCCTGGGTACCCACCTCCAGGTAACATGAACTTCTCCAGCCAGCCCTTTAACCAGCCCTTGGGCCAGAACTTTAGCCCTCCTGGGGGACAAATGATGCCAGGCCCTGTGGGAGGGTTTGGACCCATGATTTCACCTACTATGGGGCAGCCACCCAGAGGGGAGCTgggccctccctcccttccccaacgATTTGCCCAGCCAGGTGCTCCCTTTGGGCCCTCACCTCTTCAGCGACCTGGTCAAGGGCTCCCAAGTCTGCCTCCTAACACGAGCCCCTTCCCTGGTCCTGATCCTGGTTTCCCTGGTCCTggaggagaggatggagggaagccCCTAAATCCTCCTGCAGCAACTGCCTTCCCCCAGGAGCCTCATTCGGGCTCACCTGCTGCTGCTGTCAACGGCAATCAGCCCAGTTTTCCCCAGAACAGTGGTGGTCGGGGTGGGGGCACCCCAGATGCCAACAGCCTGGCACCTCCCAGTAAGACAGGTGGGGCATCAGGGCACCAGCCCCCTCCGGGCTTGGTGTACCCATGTGGGGCATGCCGGAGCGAAGTGAATGATGACCAGGACGCCATTTTGTGTGAGGCGTCATGTCAGAAGTGGTTCCATCGAGAATGTACTGGCATGACAGAGAATGCCTATGGGCTGCTGACCACCGAAGCTTCGGCCGTCTGGGCCTGTGATTTCTGCCTCAAGACCAAGGAGATCCAGTCGGTCTACATCCGAGAAGGCATGGGGCAACTAGTGGCTGCCAATGATGGGTGA